One Rhodothermia bacterium DNA window includes the following coding sequences:
- a CDS encoding DUF4920 domain-containing protein — MRQFLILGLMLGLAACSGSAIQNADGSKKITAPSGYEHIGLVPVKLRGAITVAQGLADAQSKPGKSVVVKGEVEKVCQAKGCWMTLKRADGESIRVTFKDYAFFMPKDIAGRQIVASGIFEKKEESVEHLRHLAEDEGKPQSEIDAITQPKTSWGFLADGVLLKK; from the coding sequence ATGCGACAGTTTCTGATATTGGGGCTTATGCTGGGCTTGGCAGCTTGTAGTGGCTCCGCGATACAAAACGCTGATGGCTCAAAAAAGATAACAGCACCTTCCGGTTATGAACACATTGGATTGGTTCCGGTAAAATTACGTGGCGCCATTACAGTAGCACAAGGTTTGGCAGATGCACAATCTAAGCCCGGTAAAAGTGTAGTGGTAAAAGGAGAGGTGGAAAAAGTTTGTCAGGCCAAAGGCTGTTGGATGACCCTAAAACGTGCTGATGGCGAATCCATCCGTGTCACCTTTAAAGATTATGCCTTCTTTATGCCCAAAGACATTGCAGGACGCCAAATTGTCGCTTCTGGTATCTTCGAGAAAAAAGAAGAATCGGTCGAGCATCTACGGCACTTGGCAGAAGATGAAGGCAAACCACAATCCGAGATTGATGCCATTACCCAACCTAAAACTTCTTGGGGATTCTTGGCCGATGGGGTTTTGTTGAAAAAATAG
- the accC gene encoding acetyl-CoA carboxylase biotin carboxylase subunit, which translates to MPKIKKILIANRGEIACRVIRTCRELGIKSVAVYSEPDRTALHVQMADEAYLLGPAPSNQSYLVMDKILEVAQVSGADAIHPGYGFLSENATFARRCAEEGIIFIGPPTGAIEAMGDKVTSRLLMKEANVPMAPGTTDSIDDVEEAKQIAVSIGFPVLVKASAGGGGKGMRIVHKVEDFENAMQSAQSEALSAFGDGRVYVEKYIVEPRHIEFQVLADQHGNVVHLFERECSIQRRHQKVVEEAPSSILTPKMRAEMGEAAIKTAKACGYVGTGTVEFLVDKNRNFYFMEMNTRLQVEHPVSEMITGIDLVAEQIRVAEGEALGYTQEDLHISGHAIECRVYAEDPTNNFLPDPGHLDRHQPPSGPNVRVDAGIAEGMEVQIYYDPMISKLCTWGKTRAAAIRAMRRALREYEIVGVQTTIPFCQFVMQHDAFTSGNFDTHFVPLYFTPAVLALDDAGMDEAAAVAAVLMRSGGQAVSGKETAKTATTTSTTGASIFIDAFVSPWGLRRKQ; encoded by the coding sequence ATGCCCAAGATCAAGAAAATCCTCATTGCCAACCGTGGCGAAATCGCTTGTCGGGTTATTCGTACTTGTCGGGAACTGGGAATAAAATCGGTCGCTGTGTATAGCGAGCCAGACCGAACCGCCCTTCACGTCCAAATGGCCGACGAAGCCTATCTCCTTGGCCCAGCACCCTCCAACCAGTCTTATCTGGTGATGGATAAAATTTTAGAAGTGGCACAAGTATCTGGTGCAGATGCCATCCATCCGGGTTATGGCTTTCTCTCCGAAAATGCCACCTTTGCCCGTCGTTGTGCCGAAGAAGGCATCATTTTTATCGGTCCACCGACCGGAGCCATCGAGGCAATGGGGGACAAAGTAACCTCTCGGTTGTTGATGAAGGAGGCCAATGTGCCTATGGCTCCCGGAACCACGGATTCTATTGACGACGTAGAAGAAGCAAAACAGATTGCGGTTTCCATTGGATTCCCTGTCTTGGTGAAAGCCTCTGCGGGTGGTGGTGGAAAAGGGATGCGGATCGTTCACAAGGTGGAGGATTTTGAAAATGCCATGCAGTCTGCACAATCCGAGGCATTGTCTGCCTTTGGTGATGGACGTGTTTATGTGGAAAAATACATCGTAGAGCCACGCCACATCGAGTTTCAGGTATTGGCAGATCAACATGGGAATGTGGTTCACCTCTTCGAGCGGGAGTGTTCCATCCAACGTCGTCACCAAAAAGTGGTTGAAGAAGCGCCTTCCTCCATCCTCACACCTAAGATGCGGGCAGAAATGGGCGAAGCGGCCATCAAAACCGCCAAAGCCTGTGGTTATGTAGGCACAGGAACTGTAGAGTTCTTGGTGGATAAAAACCGCAATTTCTACTTTATGGAAATGAATACCCGTCTTCAAGTAGAACATCCGGTATCCGAGATGATCACCGGAATAGATTTGGTTGCCGAGCAAATTCGGGTTGCCGAAGGCGAAGCATTGGGTTACACGCAAGAAGACCTACACATCAGCGGTCATGCCATAGAGTGCCGCGTTTATGCCGAGGATCCCACCAACAACTTCTTACCAGATCCCGGGCACTTAGACCGTCACCAACCACCAAGCGGGCCAAACGTGCGGGTGGATGCAGGTATCGCAGAAGGTATGGAGGTACAAATCTACTACGATCCGATGATTTCAAAACTCTGTACATGGGGTAAAACCCGCGCCGCTGCCATCCGAGCCATGCGCCGCGCCCTTCGCGAGTATGAGATTGTGGGGGTACAAACCACCATTCCATTCTGCCAGTTTGTGATGCAGCACGATGCTTTTACGTCTGGCAACTTCGATACACACTTTGTGCCGCTTTACTTCACCCCAGCCGTTCTTGCGTTAGATGATGCCGGAATGGACGAGGCCGCCGCAGTTGCCGCTGTACTTATGCGGAGTGGCGGGCAGGCGGTTTCAGGGAAAGAAACTGCCAAAACCGCTACCACAACCAGTACGACGGGTGCGTCTATTTTTATAGATGCCTTCGTGTCGCCGTGGGGCCTACGACGCAAGCAATAA
- a CDS encoding DUF3298 and DUF4163 domain-containing protein yields the protein MKLRSIPLLLLLLVWLFTACTPTETPSSPSSAQAPLPENVQLSGDIDGRLPITMALRRVGNTLSGTYQYTRNGGKLQVQGQIIDGELRLSEFDPAGKKTGTFSGVLQKDELKGTWEGNGRSFPFRLRIEPNAMPKNPAKTSAYEINAPTVTKKEGLRKGKFYTAQWAYPVLSGMRNTIAQSRANLILLGAIKPMVDEFVRDSEQNPPDAESVVQMYEMEISYDDIWVTPQLVSVQYGIYVNSGGAHPNHYSKTVTINLQTGNEVRLEDLFKPGFLKPLSNLVREELRKDERFADNPNDESLINGTAPKAENYRNVALKSTSLFVKFDPYEIGAYALGDFGVTIPYTALRDWIKVGGLLEKQR from the coding sequence ATGAAGTTGCGATCCATTCCTTTGCTTCTCTTGTTGTTGGTTTGGCTTTTTACCGCTTGTACCCCAACAGAAACGCCCTCATCACCCAGTTCGGCACAAGCACCTTTGCCCGAAAACGTCCAATTATCGGGCGATATAGATGGTCGTTTACCCATTACGATGGCACTGCGGCGTGTTGGGAATACCCTAAGCGGAACTTATCAATATACCCGTAATGGCGGAAAGTTACAGGTGCAAGGCCAGATCATAGACGGCGAATTACGTCTTTCTGAATTTGACCCAGCAGGTAAAAAAACAGGTACTTTTTCTGGTGTTTTACAGAAAGACGAGTTGAAGGGGACATGGGAGGGCAATGGGCGTTCGTTTCCGTTCCGGCTGCGTATAGAACCTAATGCTATGCCAAAAAATCCTGCAAAAACAAGTGCTTACGAAATAAATGCTCCGACGGTAACCAAAAAAGAAGGCCTCCGAAAAGGTAAATTTTACACGGCTCAATGGGCCTATCCAGTGCTGAGTGGGATGAGGAACACTATTGCTCAATCTCGTGCAAACCTAATCCTCTTAGGAGCCATCAAGCCTATGGTGGACGAATTTGTCCGCGACTCCGAACAAAATCCACCAGATGCAGAGAGCGTAGTCCAGATGTACGAAATGGAAATCTCGTATGACGACATTTGGGTAACACCACAATTGGTTTCGGTTCAATATGGCATCTATGTAAATTCGGGTGGTGCACATCCCAATCATTATTCTAAAACCGTTACCATAAACCTTCAGACGGGGAATGAAGTGCGTTTGGAGGATTTATTCAAGCCCGGCTTCCTTAAACCGCTTTCCAACTTGGTACGCGAAGAACTGCGTAAAGACGAACGCTTTGCCGACAATCCCAATGACGAATCATTGATAAATGGGACGGCGCCGAAGGCGGAAAATTACCGAAATGTGGCACTCAAAAGCACGAGCCTATTTGTAAAGTTCGATCCATACGAAATTGGTGCGTATGCCCTCGGCGACTTCGGAGTGACAATCCCTTATACAGCCCTCCGAGATTGGATCAAAGTAGGTGGCTTGCTTGAAAAACAGCGCTAA
- the tkt gene encoding transketolase, whose protein sequence is MQELAHLRRRCADTIRFLSVDAVQKANSGHPGMPMGMADAASVLWTERMRHNPADPLWFNRDRFVLSAGHGSMLLYSLLHLTGYDVSMDQIRNFRQWGSKTAGHPEYRHTPGVEMTTGPLGQGISTAVGMAIAERHLAARYNTATHPVINHYTYVIASDGDLMEGVSHEACAIAGHLGLGKLVVLYDDNGISIDGPTALSFSEDVPKRFEAYGWQVLKADGHNPDEVLAAIDAAKADQTRPTLIACKTQIGFGSPNKQGKSSAHGSPLGADEIRLTKEALGWPVGPEFYVPDDVFDHMLMVRIKGQKRQTEWEDLMEDYRAANPELSLELDRAMAGELPSNWEEALPTFEMGTKMATREASGHALNALKTAIPNLLGGSADLTPSNNTRAKADVSITREDFSGRYLHFGVREHGMGAIVNGITLHGGLLAYTGTFLAFLDYMRPAVRLAALMEIPSLFVFTHDSIGLGEDGPTHQPVEHLASIRSMPNVVTFRPADANETVAAWKYAVQSRLPVTFALSRQGLAVVSSGEGVERGAYILSDAPAPQVLLLASGSEVQFAIAAQKLLQTDGISSRVVSMPSWELFEAQDEDYKTSVLPPEIKARVAVEAATGFGWERYLGSQGHFVGMKGFGASAPIDDLYRNFGITAEAVALAAKAQLDRG, encoded by the coding sequence ATGCAAGAACTGGCTCACCTGCGCCGTCGTTGTGCCGATACCATACGCTTTCTTTCGGTAGATGCCGTTCAGAAGGCAAATTCTGGACATCCCGGTATGCCAATGGGAATGGCGGACGCGGCTTCCGTACTTTGGACTGAGCGTATGCGTCACAATCCGGCGGATCCACTTTGGTTTAACCGTGATCGTTTTGTCCTATCCGCCGGGCATGGCTCCATGCTGTTGTATAGCCTACTTCACCTAACAGGCTACGACGTGTCTATGGATCAAATCCGTAATTTCAGGCAGTGGGGGAGCAAAACGGCAGGCCATCCAGAGTATCGTCATACGCCGGGTGTGGAAATGACCACTGGGCCGTTAGGACAAGGGATTTCTACTGCGGTGGGAATGGCCATTGCCGAGCGTCACTTGGCGGCACGGTACAATACCGCAACACATCCGGTCATCAACCATTACACCTACGTCATTGCTTCTGACGGAGACTTGATGGAGGGCGTTTCGCATGAGGCTTGTGCGATTGCAGGACATTTGGGGCTCGGAAAATTGGTGGTACTGTATGATGATAACGGAATCTCGATTGATGGCCCCACTGCGCTTTCGTTTTCCGAGGATGTCCCCAAACGCTTTGAGGCATATGGCTGGCAGGTTCTGAAAGCCGATGGCCACAATCCAGATGAGGTATTGGCCGCAATAGATGCCGCTAAAGCAGATCAAACACGACCGACGCTGATTGCATGTAAAACCCAGATCGGCTTTGGAAGCCCCAACAAGCAAGGTAAATCCAGTGCGCATGGCTCCCCACTTGGCGCCGATGAGATAAGACTCACCAAAGAAGCACTCGGCTGGCCTGTTGGCCCCGAATTTTATGTTCCGGATGATGTTTTTGATCATATGCTGATGGTGCGTATTAAAGGTCAAAAGCGCCAAACAGAATGGGAGGATTTGATGGAAGATTATCGTGCAGCCAATCCCGAATTGTCTTTGGAACTGGATCGTGCGATGGCTGGAGAGTTGCCATCGAACTGGGAGGAGGCACTTCCAACGTTTGAAATGGGAACCAAAATGGCCACGCGAGAAGCATCTGGCCATGCGCTGAATGCCCTAAAAACCGCTATTCCAAACCTGTTAGGCGGTTCAGCGGATCTTACACCTTCCAACAATACCCGTGCTAAAGCAGATGTTAGCATAACGCGCGAAGATTTTAGTGGACGCTATTTGCATTTTGGGGTACGCGAACACGGAATGGGGGCTATTGTAAATGGCATTACTTTGCACGGCGGCTTATTGGCTTATACCGGCACCTTTTTAGCCTTTTTGGATTATATGCGGCCAGCTGTCCGGTTGGCAGCACTGATGGAGATCCCCTCACTTTTTGTATTCACCCACGATAGCATTGGGCTGGGAGAAGATGGCCCTACGCACCAACCCGTAGAGCATTTGGCTTCCATTCGGTCTATGCCCAATGTGGTTACTTTCCGGCCAGCAGACGCCAACGAGACGGTTGCGGCTTGGAAATATGCGGTACAAAGCCGCTTGCCTGTTACTTTTGCCCTCTCGCGACAAGGGCTTGCCGTCGTTTCATCGGGCGAGGGTGTGGAAAGAGGTGCGTACATTCTTTCGGATGCTCCCGCTCCGCAAGTATTGCTATTGGCTTCTGGGTCGGAGGTGCAGTTTGCTATAGCGGCACAGAAACTCCTTCAAACAGATGGGATTTCCAGTCGCGTGGTGTCTATGCCAAGTTGGGAATTGTTCGAGGCGCAAGATGAGGATTACAAGACATCTGTCTTACCACCCGAAATTAAAGCAAGAGTAGCCGTCGAGGCTGCTACTGGCTTTGGCTGGGAACGCTACTTGGGCTCTCAAGGCCATTTTGTAGGTATGAAAGGGTTTGGCGCTTCTGCGCCGATTGACGATCTGTACCGCAATTTTGGCATTACTGCCGAGGCGGTCGCATTAGCGGCTAAGGCGCAATTGGATCGGGGATAA
- a CDS encoding PD40 domain-containing protein encodes MRIQQKLRVYLLFLPLLLFFAEQTEAQYFNFGKNRVNYGNHVWSYIQSKHFDVYYYEGGAYLARFTADAAEDAYNQITKDFNHEISDRITIMVYQSHNDFAVNNAAPLPDNAEGIGGVTELYKNRVIIPFTGDYADYRRLIHHELTHAVVNDMFYGGSIQNVIQNRIQLNIPLWFNEGIAEYQAQGWDTNSDMYVREAILTNQLDRIEQLDGYFAYRGGQSVWDYISEQYGREKIGEIMQKLRLTRSVESAFKQATGLSLKELSERWQSSLKKVYWPEVAIREDLNDTGKLLISREKGFLYTSAAEISPQGDQMVFISTRDGLFDVFLARTSDGKVIRRLANGQDNNRFESLKILSPGIAWNAAGTHIALPAKSKASDVIQVMDVKTRKTKEYRIPDVDAIISIAWHPKQDAMAISATKDAQSDLYLLDLKTGEAKNLTNDVFSDLEPEWAPDGSFLVFHSDRGSHTRLAMYQPQNFNMMNHNYAQNDLYKLVIGQGEVMRITQDEKWDEKSPVFGNDPNLLAFISDRNGIPNLYAKNLTTGEERPLTNVITGITQASLSADGKKVVLNSLEKGTPSIYLLKDPFSRMKTNDSLVPNVWAQRVTQTTDPRTPALAMVDKDLIQANPFLRDATDGNPFPYKSDRPGNIFSRIKASMGSTPGVRNVPDNTSPVPTKPEAGSTPSTGTTPSPTPTRTSAKPDTTHYGGKRVDFRNYVFNNSFDTANKDRLPEDLNRFDPTDNVDSTGAYRDKKYKLKFTTDLINGAAGYSTLYGVQGNTTFAFSDVTGDHQLVLATNLMVDLRNSDYLLAYTYLPKRIDWTMVGYHNANIIALSDNTQYGYSYYRYRSFGGGVMGSYPIDKFRRIEGTLSLASLRQTNISYFNVPVEIRSYLYPSISYQKDVTVDGYTFPVSGYRYGITFQSSPFSFGSDKQVRFGTVLGDFRYYKSLMSRYYTLAVRLSGGHSFGKTPQLFYTAGTGSYWINRSFDSQNDFPILDVADFELALPVMPLRGFDVTNQYGSTFGLVNAEFRFPLIAALLPGPIPVIPLYNIQGVAFVDAGSIWGGRNENNPRFNLWKTDATGSRVFDDVRASAGLGIRIIALGYPIQLDWAWPYTGKGFEKSRFLVSLGLDF; translated from the coding sequence ATGCGCATCCAACAAAAGTTACGCGTTTACTTGCTCTTTTTACCCTTGCTGTTATTTTTTGCGGAGCAGACCGAGGCCCAGTATTTCAATTTCGGAAAAAACCGGGTCAATTATGGCAATCATGTATGGTCCTACATCCAGTCCAAACATTTCGATGTGTATTACTACGAAGGAGGTGCCTATTTGGCACGCTTTACCGCAGACGCAGCGGAGGACGCATACAACCAAATCACCAAGGACTTTAACCATGAGATTTCCGACCGAATTACCATCATGGTGTATCAGAGCCACAACGATTTTGCGGTGAACAATGCAGCCCCCTTACCCGATAATGCAGAAGGGATTGGTGGGGTGACAGAATTGTACAAAAACCGTGTCATCATACCTTTTACAGGGGATTATGCGGACTATCGGCGGCTCATTCATCATGAACTTACCCACGCCGTTGTAAACGATATGTTTTATGGCGGCTCTATTCAAAACGTGATCCAAAACCGTATTCAACTGAATATCCCGCTTTGGTTTAACGAAGGCATTGCCGAGTATCAGGCACAAGGCTGGGATACCAACTCGGACATGTACGTTCGGGAAGCCATTCTAACGAATCAGTTAGACCGCATTGAACAGTTGGATGGGTATTTTGCCTACCGAGGTGGTCAAAGTGTTTGGGATTATATATCGGAACAATATGGCCGCGAAAAGATTGGCGAGATCATGCAAAAATTGCGACTCACGCGATCGGTCGAAAGTGCGTTCAAGCAAGCAACAGGTCTTTCGTTGAAGGAACTCTCGGAGCGGTGGCAATCCTCCCTGAAAAAAGTGTATTGGCCAGAAGTTGCGATTCGGGAAGACCTCAACGATACAGGCAAACTGCTCATCAGCCGCGAAAAAGGCTTTCTTTACACGTCCGCCGCCGAGATATCGCCACAGGGAGACCAAATGGTCTTTATCTCGACCCGTGACGGCCTTTTTGATGTCTTTTTGGCCAGAACCAGCGATGGCAAAGTCATTCGTCGGCTTGCCAATGGCCAAGACAACAACCGCTTCGAGAGCCTAAAAATCCTATCGCCGGGCATTGCATGGAACGCTGCCGGAACCCACATCGCCCTACCTGCCAAAAGCAAGGCAAGCGATGTGATACAGGTCATGGACGTTAAAACCCGCAAAACCAAAGAATATCGTATTCCAGATGTAGATGCCATTATCTCCATCGCATGGCATCCGAAACAAGATGCTATGGCGATCTCGGCCACGAAAGACGCACAGAGCGACCTCTACTTGTTGGATCTGAAAACGGGCGAGGCAAAAAATCTGACAAACGATGTCTTTAGTGATCTGGAGCCAGAGTGGGCGCCAGATGGTTCATTCTTGGTTTTTCACTCTGATCGCGGGAGCCATACCCGTTTGGCCATGTACCAGCCGCAGAACTTCAATATGATGAACCATAACTACGCCCAAAACGATCTCTATAAACTCGTTATAGGACAGGGTGAAGTCATGCGCATTACCCAAGACGAAAAATGGGACGAGAAAAGCCCCGTTTTTGGAAATGATCCCAACCTATTAGCCTTCATCTCCGACCGTAACGGAATCCCAAACCTTTATGCTAAAAACCTAACTACGGGCGAGGAAAGACCGTTGACCAATGTGATTACCGGCATAACCCAAGCCTCCTTATCCGCAGATGGCAAAAAGGTGGTTCTCAATAGCTTGGAAAAAGGGACGCCCTCCATCTATCTCTTAAAAGACCCCTTTAGCCGTATGAAAACAAATGATTCCCTTGTTCCGAATGTGTGGGCACAGCGGGTGACACAAACCACAGATCCGAGGACGCCAGCCCTTGCCATGGTGGACAAAGACCTGATCCAAGCAAACCCATTTTTGCGGGATGCCACCGATGGCAATCCATTCCCTTATAAATCCGACCGTCCGGGAAATATTTTTTCGCGCATAAAAGCCTCCATGGGAAGCACGCCGGGGGTACGAAATGTGCCTGATAATACCTCGCCCGTACCCACAAAACCAGAAGCAGGGAGCACCCCCAGCACCGGTACAACACCAAGCCCAACGCCTACCCGAACTTCTGCCAAGCCGGACACCACACATTATGGTGGAAAACGGGTGGATTTTCGGAATTATGTCTTCAACAACTCGTTCGATACAGCAAATAAAGACCGTTTGCCAGAAGACCTAAACCGGTTTGACCCAACCGACAATGTGGACTCTACGGGAGCATACCGCGACAAAAAGTATAAACTAAAGTTCACCACCGACCTCATCAATGGCGCTGCCGGATACAGTACCCTCTATGGGGTACAAGGCAATACCACTTTTGCGTTCTCGGATGTAACGGGCGATCACCAATTGGTATTGGCAACCAACTTGATGGTGGATTTGCGAAATTCAGATTACCTCCTGGCCTATACCTACCTCCCTAAACGCATAGATTGGACGATGGTCGGGTATCATAATGCCAACATCATTGCCCTAAGCGACAATACCCAATATGGATATAGCTACTACCGTTATCGCTCATTTGGTGGCGGGGTAATGGGTTCTTACCCCATTGATAAGTTCCGACGAATAGAAGGAACCTTGTCTTTGGCCTCGCTCCGCCAAACCAACATCAGTTACTTTAATGTTCCTGTCGAAATTCGCTCTTATCTCTATCCGTCCATTTCTTACCAAAAAGATGTGACAGTGGATGGTTATACCTTTCCGGTAAGTGGTTATCGTTACGGAATCACCTTCCAAAGTTCACCTTTTAGTTTTGGATCGGACAAACAAGTCCGGTTTGGAACGGTTCTCGGTGACTTCCGCTACTACAAATCGCTGATGTCTCGGTATTATACCTTGGCCGTTCGGCTATCCGGCGGCCACTCCTTCGGGAAAACGCCCCAGTTGTTCTATACCGCAGGTACGGGTAGCTACTGGATCAACCGCAGCTTTGATAGCCAGAACGATTTCCCCATCTTAGACGTGGCCGATTTTGAGTTGGCGCTGCCGGTTATGCCGTTACGTGGCTTTGATGTCACCAACCAATATGGTTCAACATTTGGCTTGGTCAACGCAGAATTCCGTTTCCCACTCATCGCCGCACTACTCCCCGGCCCCATTCCAGTGATTCCACTCTACAACATCCAAGGCGTAGCCTTTGTGGATGCCGGTTCTATTTGGGGCGGGCGGAACGAAAACAATCCAAGGTTTAATCTCTGGAAAACAGATGCCACCGGAAGCCGTGTATTCGACGACGTTCGCGCCAGTGCGGGTCTTGGTATTCGGATTATTGCGTTGGGCTACCCGATTCAGTTAGACTGGGCATGGCCCTACACCGGAAAAGGGTTTGAAAAAAGCCGATTCTTGGTATCGCTGGGCTTAGATTTCTAA
- the mnmA gene encoding tRNA 2-thiouridine(34) synthase MnmA, whose product MSKNGRVLVAMSGGVDSSVAAAYLQDQGYEVVGITMKTWDYASSGLSNAPKKEVGCCTIGSMNDARGVAVKMGFTHFVVDIREEFGDWVINRFTGDYMAGRTPNPCVLCNTHIKWTALLRRADDLDCAFIATGHYANVRKHEETGRWVLYKGLDENKDQSYALWGLPQEQLSRSIFPLGQFTKPAIREMAREYGLLRVADKKDSYEICFIPDNDYRGFLKRRNPEGIAAIGKGKFKLSNEKVVGEHEGYPFYTIGQRRGLNIALGEPIYVTRIDAQTNTVYLGPKEELLQKALTAREVNFVKYANLHEERAVSAKIRYKDEGAPALVWQTGEDEIRVVFAENRSAITPGQSVVLYEGADVVAGAWIRQAQTV is encoded by the coding sequence ATGAGTAAAAACGGTCGGGTTTTGGTTGCCATGAGTGGTGGCGTGGATTCTTCGGTAGCGGCGGCCTATCTGCAAGATCAAGGCTACGAGGTGGTGGGCATCACCATGAAGACGTGGGATTATGCGTCCAGTGGTCTAAGCAATGCACCCAAGAAAGAGGTGGGATGCTGTACCATCGGTTCTATGAACGATGCCAGAGGCGTGGCTGTCAAAATGGGTTTCACCCACTTTGTCGTAGATATTCGCGAAGAGTTTGGCGACTGGGTGATCAATCGCTTTACTGGAGATTATATGGCTGGACGCACGCCCAACCCTTGCGTTTTGTGTAATACCCATATTAAATGGACGGCTCTGCTCCGCCGTGCGGATGATTTAGACTGTGCATTTATTGCGACAGGGCACTATGCCAATGTGCGCAAGCATGAGGAAACTGGGCGTTGGGTTTTGTATAAAGGCTTAGACGAAAACAAAGACCAATCTTATGCACTTTGGGGTCTTCCCCAAGAACAACTTTCGCGTTCCATTTTCCCATTGGGTCAATTTACCAAGCCCGCCATTCGTGAGATGGCACGGGAATATGGGCTTTTACGGGTTGCGGACAAGAAGGACTCCTACGAGATCTGCTTTATTCCCGATAACGATTATCGCGGTTTTTTAAAGAGACGAAATCCAGAAGGCATCGCCGCCATTGGAAAAGGAAAATTTAAGCTATCGAACGAGAAGGTCGTTGGCGAACACGAAGGCTATCCGTTTTATACCATTGGGCAACGAAGAGGCTTAAACATTGCCCTTGGCGAACCTATTTATGTGACGCGGATAGATGCACAAACGAATACGGTTTACCTTGGCCCAAAGGAAGAACTATTACAAAAAGCCCTCACCGCCCGTGAAGTCAATTTTGTGAAGTATGCCAACCTACATGAAGAGCGTGCCGTATCCGCCAAAATACGGTATAAAGACGAGGGCGCACCAGCTTTGGTTTGGCAAACGGGCGAGGACGAAATTCGGGTGGTTTTTGCAGAAAATCGGTCAGCCATTACCCCCGGACAATCGGTGGTGTTGTATGAAGGAGCGGACGTCGTGGCTGGAGCGTGGATCCGGCAGGCACAAACTGTTTAA
- a CDS encoding sigma-70 family RNA polymerase sigma factor, with protein sequence MPNVPITQLLQHVRAGDPSSHAQLLPLIYEELRHIAHRQLSNERANTLMTTDLVHEAWLRLVDAPLHSLNDRLHFFAVASRAMRQVLVDAARRRKAGKRGGISQASMPIEEAADWLSEQKSVALLALHEALEQLQVMDERMARIVELRYFGGLTIAETAKLLQISDSTVKRDWETAKVWLFSELKGIPLDL encoded by the coding sequence GTGCCAAATGTGCCCATAACACAATTGCTCCAACATGTTCGGGCCGGTGACCCCAGCTCTCATGCACAGCTCTTACCTTTGATCTACGAAGAATTACGGCATATTGCGCACCGCCAGTTGTCCAACGAGCGTGCCAATACCCTCATGACCACCGATTTGGTACACGAGGCGTGGTTGCGCTTGGTGGATGCACCACTGCACAGCCTGAATGATCGGCTGCACTTTTTTGCCGTAGCTTCTCGCGCCATGCGTCAGGTTTTGGTGGATGCTGCACGGCGACGCAAAGCGGGTAAACGTGGAGGCATCTCCCAAGCCTCGATGCCCATCGAAGAAGCCGCAGACTGGCTGTCGGAACAAAAATCGGTGGCACTTCTGGCCTTGCACGAGGCTTTAGAGCAATTACAAGTGATGGATGAGCGAATGGCACGTATTGTGGAACTCCGGTATTTTGGCGGGCTCACCATCGCAGAAACCGCAAAACTCCTTCAAATATCGGACTCAACGGTAAAGCGAGACTGGGAAACGGCCAAGGTCTGGCTCTTTTCCGAATTAAAAGGGATTCCGTTGGATTTATAG